A genomic region of Antennarius striatus isolate MH-2024 chromosome 2, ASM4005453v1, whole genome shotgun sequence contains the following coding sequences:
- the stac3 gene encoding SH3 and cysteine-rich domain-containing protein 3, with translation MDLEDDKHSVDIHDNPPAPDNVVKEDGDTVYFIYEEEVEVEEKEPEPVDPVVRINDKPHKFKDHYCKKPKFCDVCARMIVLNNKFALRCKNCKTNIHHSCQSYVEFQRCFGKIPPGFRRAYSSPLYSSDQPDPNNPNRNDPVFDTLRVGVIMANKERKKNENDKKNMMMMMEEEEEENQQPKENEEGGEGKPDDKKEKGGDKADDKIREKTKGTFSQSHYYLALYRFKAIEKDDLDFHPGDRITVLDDSNEEWWRGKMGEKTGYFPTNYLIKVRAAERVFKVTRSFVGNREMGQITLKKDQIVVKKGDEKGGYLKVSTGRKLGYFPADLLEEITVT, from the exons ATGGATCT GGAGGATGACAAACACTCTGTGGATATTCATGACAACCCTCCAGCTCCTGACAACGTAGTGAAAGAAGACGGAGACACT GTCTATTTCATTTATGAGGAGGAGgttgaggtggaggagaaggaaccAGAGCCCGTAGACCCTGTTGTCCGGATCAACGACAAACCCCACAAGTTCAAGGACCACTACTGCAAGAAACCCAAGTTCTGTGACGTCTGTGCTCGAATGATAGTCT tGAACAACAAGTTTGCCCTGAGGTGTAAAAACTGCAAGACCAACATCCACCATTCATGTCAGTCCTATGTTGAGTTCCAGAGGTGTTTTGGTAAAATT CCCCCTGGCTTCAGAAGGGCCTACAGCTCACCCCTGTACAGCAGCGACCAACCAGATCCAA ACAACCCAAACCGGAATGACCCCGTCTTTGACACCCTGCGGGTCGGGGTCATCATGGCAAATAAGGAGcgcaaaaagaatgaaaatgataaaaaaaat atgatgatgatgatggaagaagaagaagaggaaaatcaaCAGCCCAAGGAGaatgaggagggaggggaag GGAAGCCTGACGATAAGAAGGAAAAAGGAGGAGACAAAGCGGATGACAAGATCAGAGAAAAG actAAGGGTACATTCTCCCAATCCCACTACTACCTGGCTCTCTACCGCTTCAAGGCCATAGAGAAAGATGACCTGGACTTCCA TCCAGGTGATCGTATCACAGTGCTGGACGACTCCAATGAAGAGTGGTGGAGG GGAAAGATGGGGGAGAAAACAGGCTACTTCCCCACCAACTACCTCATAAAGGTTCGTGCTGCTGAGAGGGTTTTTAAGGTGACACGTTCCTTTGTCGGGAACAGAGAGATGGGACAAATCACTCTGAAGAAAGATCAG attgTGGTGAAGAAAGGAGATGAGAAAGGTGGATACCTGAAGGTCAGCACAGGCCGAAAGCTGGGCTACTTTCCTGCTGACCTGCTGGAGGAAATCACTGTGACATAA